GACCTCTTGCTTCAGCCGCTCGATCTCTGCCTCGGGGATCCTCGCCATCCAAAAACCTCCCTTTGCGAAAACCTGTCAAGGGCCGTGGACACAAAACCCGCGACTGGTGGACTCGATCCCGTTGTACCAGTATGCTGGTATTCATGCAAGCTGCAGGGGCCCTCGAACCCCGTTCTCTCCAAAACCACCCGTACACTTCCGCCGTGGCACGGAAGCTCGATCGACATCGACCCAAGCAGGGAGCCCGCCTCGCCGCCTTGCGGCGCGCAGCAGGGCTCACCCAGGTCGAGCTCGCGCAGCTTGTCGGCGAGCCTCAGCAGAACATCGCCTTCTGGGAGCACAGCCAGAAGCCGCCCCGCTCCGACGTCCTTCCGAAACTCGCCAAGGTCCTCGGCGTCAAGATCGAGCACATCCTCGAGGGCAAGCTCCCCGAGACCCGCCGTGCGGGGCCCGTCGGCAAGGTCCAGAGAATCTTCGAAGAGGTCTCGACCCTGCCGAGAAAGCAGCAGGAACGCATCGTCGAGACCGTCTCGGCCCTCGTCTCCCAGTACAAGCGTGAAGCTTGAGCTCCGACCCAAGGACAACCCATGCGCTACAAGATCGCTCTCCAACACTCCGACGAAGGCTTCAGCGTCTCCGTCCCCGGACTCCCCGGCTGCTGGTCCCAGGGTGAGACCGAGGAAGAGGCCCTTCTGAACATTCAGGGTGCCATCACCGACTACCTCGCCGTCGTCGACGAGTTGCTCGGCGACGCCGAGATCCGCGAAGTCGACGTCGCCGTCTAATCCACGTGCCGAAGATTCCCGGAATCCCGCATCAAAAGGCCGTGCGCGCTCTCGAAAAGGCGGGCTTCCGGATCACACGCCAGAGCGGGCACATCATCATGACCGATGGCACCCGTATCCTCACCATCCCGCGCAACAACCCCATCAACGCCTTCACCCTCGGCGGCATCGTGCGCGATGCGGGGCTTACGGTTGAAGAGTTTCGCAAGCTCCTCTGAAGCCCTCTTCCCCCTCAGCCGCTCTCACCTCACCAGAGCTGCGGCGGAGCCGCCGCAGCTCTTTCCGGGGAGCCCCCCTTCCAGGGGGGCGGACGGGCGGCCGGCGTGCGCACGGCAGCCCTGCCTATGCGGGGCAAGAGGTCCGGAGCCGGGCGAACTCTCGGGACGGCAAATACCTCTCGCACCGGTAAAGCGCAGCCCACCCCAAGTTGACATAACTTGTTATGTCAAGGCGGAGCGAAGCGGAGCCCGAGGAGGGGGCCGGACAGGGGCTGTCGGATAAAGCAGCTTTATCGGACAGGGCCTTGCAAGGGGCGTGAACGGCCCGCGGCAGGAGGCTGCGCAGGGAGCGGCCCGCCC
Above is a genomic segment from bacterium containing:
- a CDS encoding helix-turn-helix transcriptional regulator — its product is MARKLDRHRPKQGARLAALRRAAGLTQVELAQLVGEPQQNIAFWEHSQKPPRSDVLPKLAKVLGVKIEHILEGKLPETRRAGPVGKVQRIFEEVSTLPRKQQERIVETVSALVSQYKREA
- a CDS encoding type II toxin-antitoxin system HicB family antitoxin, producing MRYKIALQHSDEGFSVSVPGLPGCWSQGETEEEALLNIQGAITDYLAVVDELLGDAEIREVDVAV
- a CDS encoding type II toxin-antitoxin system HicA family toxin, giving the protein MPKIPGIPHQKAVRALEKAGFRITRQSGHIIMTDGTRILTIPRNNPINAFTLGGIVRDAGLTVEEFRKLL